In Kryptolebias marmoratus isolate JLee-2015 linkage group LG2, ASM164957v2, whole genome shotgun sequence, the genomic stretch tttaactttaatttatatgttgtttttaaaaagtttcattgaaTGTACAACATAGCACTCACcagattgtttttgtgcagCATGAATGTTCGCAATCTGCAATACTGTCGCACAATGATGTTTGCCATCGAAGAGATAAACAACAGCACAGAGCTGCTGCCAGGCATCAAACTCGGGTATCGGATCTACGACTCGTGCTCCTCAGTGCCCGGGGCCGTAGACGTGGCGTTTCAACTATCAAATGGTAAGGACCCAGTGTTTTACAAAGGCAGCAATTGTTCCCAATCTGGTGTGGTTATGGCTGTTGTTGGAGACTCTGGATCTTCCCAATCCATTGGTCTATCGAGCATCATTGGGTCTTTCAACATCTCACAAGTAAGTAGTCTGATAAATGGAAGgtataaaatgttcttttgcaaatcacagaaaaaaaaatgtttcttgtaaaaagttgaaattttgttttcatatagGTGAGCCACTTTGCcacctgtgcctgtctgtcagATAAGCAGCAGTATCCGACTTTTTTTAGAACAGTTCCCAGTGATCAGTTCCAAGTTGATGCATTGGCCAAGCTGGTGAAACACTTTGGCTGGACTTGGATAGGAGCTGTCTATTCAGACTCAGATTACGGAAACTACGGCATGGCGTCTTTTCTCAATGCAGCGAAGAGAGAGGGGATTTGTGTGGAGTACTCTGAATCCTTCTATCGGACCGATCCACTTAGCAAGATCCAGAGAGTAGCTGATGTTATTCGCAGGTTTTTACATcacatcatttttttgtgtatatCTTCCAATGATGTTGACCAATTTAACATTAACTAAAACAGTCTTttatgaaagcaaaacaaaacaaattgacaaaaaatcaaaacaatggaaattgttttattatctgagttttttttattttttctcatgttttgtctttttcataaTAAGTGCTAAAAAACAGTCAATTGAAGTacacttatttgtttttcctaaaaatagaAATTGTAAAATATATGACAAAATTGTGTTATATGTTACTTTAAGTTCACACTCTGAAATGTTTCTCCAGGTCAACAGCTATAGCTGTTTTCGCTTTTCTGTCCAATGGAGATATGAAGGTCCTGTTAGAGGAGCTGGTTCGGGAGCCTACACCTCCTCGTCAGTGGATAGGAAGTGAGGCCTGGATAACTGATCCACTCTTGatgggttttagtttttgttcaggGGCCATTGGTGTTGGCATTCAGCCATCTATCATCCCAGGGCTGAGAAACTTTCTGCTGGATCTCTCTCCCAGTGAAGTTGCTGCCTCTTCCCTACTTACTGAATTCTGGGAGGATGCATTCAACTGCACACTGACTGAAAGTGAggaaattttaatatttttaaatatctacAGTATATCCTTTTGTGCCTTTTAGTTGTCTGTCtaacacaatttaaaattactcttttattactttaaaaactgaacaaaagaatTAAAGACAATTTAATTCCTAAATTATTCTAACTAGCTTAATGCCAAAGCCAATACTTGCTTAATGTGAcagtaaattttaaacatttattaaagtttgactATATTTTTTGAATTTCCTGCTGAGTCAAATATATTTACATGGAGCTTTAcgtaaaataaatgtaagttATAAGTGtagttatttttacaaataaaatattctgtttctgtttttaattgccTTCAGGTGCTTATCTAGACAAGAGAGTGTGTGATGGAACTGAAGACATAAACACACTGAAAAGCCCGTACACTGAAACATCTCAGTTAAGAGTTACTAACATGGTGTACAAGGCTGTTTATGCCATAGCTCATGCCATTCACAATGCAGTGTGTCAAGAAACAAATGTCAACAATCAGTGTGATAAACACTTCAGATTGGAGTCAAAACAggtcagtttaaataaaacattattctcAGAGATTCTTGTTGAGCATCAAAACTTGGAACTTTGACTTCTTCCGttgtttcaggtgttttcagAGCTGAAGAAAGTAAACTTTTCTTGCAATGGTTATCCTGTGTCATTTGATGCTAATGGAGATCCTGTGGCTTTTTATGAGCTGGTGAACTGGCAGAAAACCGAGAGTGGAGTTATTGAGCTGGTAACAGTAGGATACTATGATGCATCACTGCCAAAAGGACAGGAGTTTCGTATCAACAGGAACATAACCTGGGTGGACGATAGCACACAAGTAAAGTGACAAATGACGACAATTTAGTGAATAAAGATTTAACAAACTGCCATATGACAGCTGCATttgtatatgtaaaaaaaagataaattattgaaaaaaggaaagaaacttttactttttattgcgTCTCTATGACAGGTACCAGTGTCAGTGTGCTCTGAAAGTTGTCCCCCAGGAACTCGTAAAGTGTTGCAGAAAGGAAAACCCATCTGCTGTTATGATTGTATACCATGTCCTGAAGGAGAGATTAGCaatacaacaggtaacataaaacattttcaatgtgTATTTGCATCTATGAAGTTTGGGCTTCTAACTGCCTTTTTTTGATTCATGTTTAGATTCTCCTGATTGCTTCCCATGTCCCAGTGAATTCTGGCCTAATGCAAAAGGAGATGCTTGTTTCCCTAAACCCGTTGAGTTTCTTTCCT encodes the following:
- the LOC108240861 gene encoding extracellular calcium-sensing receptor-like codes for the protein MSVVVLGGSVNVLRQTIEPIEALTDAGVSTEASSVKCTLQSTPRLPEFSMDGDFVIGGVFSIHYKLHTVIYNYTAKPEPLRCTGSMNVRNLQYCRTMMFAIEEINNSTELLPGIKLGYRIYDSCSSVPGAVDVAFQLSNGKDPVFYKGSNCSQSGVVMAVVGDSGSSQSIGLSSIIGSFNISQVSHFATCACLSDKQQYPTFFRTVPSDQFQVDALAKLVKHFGWTWIGAVYSDSDYGNYGMASFLNAAKREGICVEYSESFYRTDPLSKIQRVADVIRRSTAIAVFAFLSNGDMKVLLEELVREPTPPRQWIGSEAWITDPLLMGFSFCSGAIGVGIQPSIIPGLRNFLLDLSPSEVAASSLLTEFWEDAFNCTLTESAYLDKRVCDGTEDINTLKSPYTETSQLRVTNMVYKAVYAIAHAIHNAVCQETNVNNQCDKHFRLESKQVFSELKKVNFSCNGYPVSFDANGDPVAFYELVNWQKTESGVIELVTVGYYDASLPKGQEFRINRNITWVDDSTQVPVSVCSESCPPGTRKVLQKGKPICCYDCIPCPEGEISNTTDSPDCFPCPSEFWPNAKGDACFPKPVEFLSFEEVLAIILAAFSISGACLAIVTAVIFFRHKTTPIVKANNSELSFLLLFSLTLCFLCSLTFIGAPSEWSCMLRHTAFGITFVLCISCVLAKTVMVLMAFKATLPGSNAMKWFGPPQQRMTVVSFTCIQILICTVWLVVSPPFPMKNLTTYKEKIILECALGSAAGFWAVLGYIGLLAVFCFVLAVLARKLPDNFNEAKLITFSMLIFCAVWITFIPAYVSSPGKFTVAVEIFAILASSFGLILCIFVPKCFIILFQPEKNTKKFLMNKN